A window of Babylonia areolata isolate BAREFJ2019XMU chromosome 2, ASM4173473v1, whole genome shotgun sequence contains these coding sequences:
- the LOC143298334 gene encoding DENN domain-containing protein 10-like, which yields MAAFMELIGAGLIEKDTNGDVIWAWSYPSVTAEQREFLLLKSGLGSENAIPVNYLYCQWRQVWYYILRTDVSGGSESGHLSKVTDIALVLISRDFNPEKYETLCLIFLRQYKQTGNPTSMLEGYLSVVTRGTCANGENGKFSSGDYDKKQAYSKVCLKDIIQTFGVETILLYTAMLLKKRVLVYCPPHSLGQLLEYTRSLPALVWHRQNWSMVYPYVHLSEPEAEDLVSVSHFVAGVTEAAAEGRLDLYDLFVNTPNSQISVAPHAKESFAMGRLHKDIATAMVQLAEEEDSTDQDIIKTVASKTRELLNNLKSLATTGENGQLSLSLETLRARKMPPATENFLFSLAACEGFVQL from the exons atggctgccttcatggaaCTGATAGGGGCTGGCTTAATTG agaaAGACACAAATGGTGACGTCATATGGGCATGGTCTTACCCATCTGTTACGGCAGAGCAGCGAGAATTTCTGCTACTGAAATCTGGACTTGGTTCAGAAAACGCAATCCCTGTCAATTATCTGTACTGCCAATGGCGGCAAGTATGGTATTACATTTTGCGAACAGATGTCAGTGGGGGTTCTGAAAGTGGACATCTTTCTAAA gtGACAGACATAGCTCTTGTGTTGATATCCAGGGACTTCAACCCAGAAAAGTATGAGACATTGTGTCTGATATTTTTGCGCCAGTACAAACAGACAGGGAATCCCACATCCATGTTAGAGGGCTACCTGTCTGTTGTTACGCGGGGCACTTGTGCAAATGGTGAAAATGGAAAGTTCTCTTCAGGAGACTATGACAAGAAGCAGGCATATTCAAAAGTGTGCTTGAAAG ATATTATCCAGACGTTTGGAGTTGAAACAATACTTCTGTACACTGCCATGCTGCTGAAGAAGAGAGTCCTTGTCTACTGCCCACCTCACTCCTTGGGACAGCTGCTGGAGTACACTCG GTCCCTCCCTGCCCTTGTCTGGCATCGGCAGAACTGGAGCATGGTGTATCCATATGTCCACCTGTCAGAACCAGAAGCTGAAGACCTGGTCAGCGTGTCCCACTTTGTGGCAGGGGTGACAGAAGCGGCAGCAGAAGGAAG GCTTGATTTATACGACTTGTTTGTGAATACGCCAAACAGTCAAATTTCTGTTGCACCCCATGCAAAAG AGAGTTTTGCAATGGGGAGGCTGCATAAGGATATTGCTACGGCAATGGTTCAGCTGGCTGAAGAAGAGGACAGCACAGATCAAGACATAATCAAG ACTGTGGCCAGCAAAACAAGGGAGCTGCTGAACAACCTGAAGTCCTTGGCGACCACCGGGGAGAATGGCCAGCTTTCTCTATCACTGGAGACACTTCGGGCGCGCAAAATGCCTCCTGCCACGGAGAACTTCCTCTTCTCTCTGGCTGCCTGCGAAGGCTTTGTGCAGTTGTAG